ATTCGGTCGGTTGTCGAGCGTACCCGCAGCCGGTACAACGCCAGCGTGGCCGAGGTCGATTATCTGGACTCATGGCAGATGGCCGGGATCGGCTTCTCCTGTGTCTCGAACTCTGCGAGCCACGCCGACAGTATGCTCGCCGAAGTGCTGCGCTTCATCGAGGCGAACCTCGCCGATGGCGCAATCGCCGACGTTTCGACTGAGTTGATTCATTTGGGGTGAGGTCGAGAGCAGGCTGTGTCTGCCACCTTTCGCGGGGTGCGAGCGTCTGATTGCGCCGAATTTGAATACGACAGCAAACCAGTTCTCCTG
This sequence is a window from Thermomicrobiales bacterium. Protein-coding genes within it:
- a CDS encoding DUF503 domain-containing protein produces the protein MVVGVGYVSVQLFASQSLKDKRRVIRSVVERTRSRYNASVAEVDYLDSWQMAGIGFSCVSNSASHADSMLAEVLRFIEANLADGAIADVSTELIHLG